In a genomic window of beta proteobacterium MWH-UniP1:
- a CDS encoding glycosyltransferase yields the protein MIVDAVTRFLPLIGYSFLLSGFIVVTQRIHAKWTHDPVNGCQKVHEQPVPRIGGVAVYGGAVLAYYFSALDLQVQSLLKVLIVAGFAAFAIGLAEDLSKRVSVLTRLLVTMSAGLYAVVLSNYSIQSLGLGGWERSLLDWRLFSIAFTAFAVAGVVNATNIIDGANGLASGVVLVMLAAFAFISVGVGDTTLALLCGLMAALTVGFFVWNWPFGKIFLGDGGAYFLGFVVAWIAVMLPVRNPSISPWASLLILAYPVIETIFSMTRRRHRSHHPGLPDRLHLHSLICARVVRRLVPRSCNAVCRNSVSGLLCVLFALPPAAWAYLVPTNTPYLIAGFAVTAVGYWLVYRRLTRFHWG from the coding sequence GTGATTGTTGACGCAGTAACCCGGTTTTTGCCGCTGATTGGATATTCCTTCCTCTTGAGTGGGTTCATCGTTGTGACGCAGCGCATTCACGCGAAATGGACTCATGATCCGGTCAACGGGTGTCAAAAAGTTCATGAGCAACCCGTCCCACGAATTGGTGGTGTGGCGGTCTATGGTGGTGCGGTGCTGGCCTACTATTTCTCTGCGCTGGATCTGCAGGTTCAATCCCTCTTAAAAGTTCTGATCGTCGCAGGCTTTGCTGCTTTTGCAATTGGCCTTGCCGAAGATCTAAGCAAGCGGGTGTCGGTGCTGACACGCCTGTTGGTCACCATGTCGGCGGGGCTTTATGCGGTCGTTTTGTCGAATTACTCCATCCAGTCGCTTGGCCTGGGGGGCTGGGAGCGTTCCCTGCTGGACTGGCGTCTTTTTTCGATCGCTTTTACGGCTTTTGCAGTTGCGGGGGTGGTCAACGCGACCAACATCATTGACGGAGCAAATGGCCTAGCGTCCGGAGTGGTGCTGGTGATGCTAGCCGCCTTTGCTTTTATCTCTGTTGGCGTAGGTGACACCACTTTGGCGCTGCTTTGCGGGCTGATGGCAGCGCTTACCGTTGGTTTTTTTGTCTGGAATTGGCCATTCGGAAAAATATTTCTGGGGGATGGCGGCGCGTATTTCCTGGGGTTTGTTGTCGCCTGGATTGCCGTGATGTTGCCCGTAAGAAATCCGTCGATCTCCCCGTGGGCGAGTCTATTGATTCTTGCTTACCCAGTCATTGAGACGATTTTTTCAATGACCCGTCGCCGGCACAGGTCCCATCACCCGGGTCTTCCAGATCGGCTGCACCTGCACAGTTTGATATGTGCCCGCGTCGTCCGCAGGCTAGTGCCCAGGTCTTGTAACGCCGTCTGCCGAAATTCCGTTTCGGGTCTTTTGTGTGTGCTGTTCGCCCTGCCGCCAGCAGCCTGGGCGTATCTTGTCCCAACGAACACCCCGTATTTGATCGCTGGGTTTGCCGTAACAGCCGTGGGCTACTGGCTGGTCTATCGGCGACTAACCCGATTTCACTGGGGTTGA
- a CDS encoding Wzz/FepE/Etk N-terminal domain-containing protein: MKPDVQDFDDEISLFDLVEILRKRWLWIAGLALASAAVAFIACQFVPNQYQASTLIQIGRLGNIPFGSGSGSGSDVESPQTLAERANSSGFAQRLKSTVGNGASLQATAVKNTKLVKLDVRAATPEQARQVTEAVIRLLQEDHAVLAEPIERALSKAINQANRELGLVTQAIAQLNKQGQQTANGKADPLSYIIFNQAQQQLNDRRLELVAKVNQAEANLLEQSNFKTGPVTPIYASDSPVYPKTNLVTLVALLAGGFVGVLGVFVVNAYENRNKVNS, translated from the coding sequence ATGAAACCGGATGTGCAAGATTTTGATGATGAGATTTCGCTTTTTGATTTGGTTGAGATACTTCGCAAGCGCTGGCTCTGGATTGCCGGCTTGGCCTTGGCCAGTGCGGCAGTAGCCTTTATCGCGTGCCAATTTGTTCCAAACCAGTATCAAGCCAGTACCCTGATCCAGATTGGTCGGCTGGGCAACATTCCCTTTGGTTCTGGTTCTGGTTCTGGTTCTGATGTCGAGTCGCCCCAAACCCTTGCAGAGCGGGCCAACAGCAGCGGCTTTGCCCAACGCTTAAAAAGCACAGTGGGCAATGGCGCATCACTACAGGCCACTGCTGTAAAAAACACGAAGCTAGTGAAACTTGATGTACGCGCCGCCACCCCCGAGCAGGCCCGGCAAGTCACAGAGGCTGTGATTCGATTGCTCCAAGAAGACCATGCAGTGCTGGCAGAGCCGATTGAGCGGGCGCTATCGAAAGCCATCAATCAGGCCAATAGAGAGCTTGGCTTGGTTACGCAAGCCATTGCTCAGCTAAACAAACAGGGCCAACAAACCGCCAACGGCAAAGCCGACCCCCTGAGCTACATTATTTTCAATCAGGCCCAGCAGCAGCTCAATGATCGCCGCTTAGAACTGGTTGCAAAAGTGAATCAGGCCGAAGCAAATCTACTTGAGCAAAGCAACTTCAAGACTGGCCCAGTCACCCCGATTTATGCGTCTGACAGCCCGGTCTATCCAAAGACAAATCTGGTGACCTTGGTAGCACTACTGGCCGGTGGGTTTGTTGGGGTGTTGGGGGTTTTTGTGGTCAATGCCTACGAGAACCGAAACAAAGTGAATTCCTAA